The following nucleotide sequence is from Pochonia chlamydosporia 170 chromosome 4, whole genome shotgun sequence.
AGTGATGGCCATATCACCGACAAAAACCGTAGTCGTAGAATTTCTGTCGATTCTCCAGGCAATCCCAGAACCATCCACAATTATGTCAACCGGTAGGTGTTGCGAGTCTGCTCCGTGTCATCCATTCATTCGATGCCCTAACGTTTCAAGTCGCCAATTATATCCCACCACACCCTACTGCCTTAGTTATTCATTCCATACACATCTTGTTGGCCATACAAGAAGCCCAGCCGTCCAGATCTCGAGTAACGATTCTACAATTGAAGCCGCCCAGAGTCTTGAGGGAGGCCATCCACTTTTATATGTTCATCCATAACATCATaaaggaaaggagagaaAAGGACGGAAACCGGAGGTTATTAGCTGGAAATTGAATGACCTAGGGTAGGTGGCATGGATCACAAGCACCGCAGATGGCGCTTGTCTACCTGCCTACCTACATAGGTACGCAGATATCCATCTAAATTGCCGATATTACCACTATTCTGGAGGGTGCCGTACAAGATTAATCAAGATTTGCAGCCGGTTGTATTTGGTTGGTTTCGAATGTGACTTATTTATATGCCTACCTGCAAGGTAAGGTTGGGTGTTAGGCTGTGAAGTGTGATGTAGCACCGAAGTGAGCCACATGTGTTCCGgcatgttggcaaatgtgaTGAAACTGAAGTTGTGCCGTGGCCATAAGATGAACTGTCTACTATTTTGGAGGCCTGGAAACGTGTCTTATTATCCGGAAATTTTCAACTCGGAAAAACAGAATCATACAATTAGTCTGCAGTTTGCTGACATGTGTTTGCAAACACCGTCCACTTGACGACGCCGTCCCAGCTTAGCTCCAGATGAGCCGTGGCCATTTCCTGCTCTTACTATACCTCGGACCAGAACACATAACACTGTGAGTTGGGTCAACAACAAGCACAAATTGAAGTGCGATAAGATACAGTATACTGTGCGAACGTTATTTCAACTGTGTACTGGGGGGCTGCGCCATCCCCAGTGTGGATATTGATAGGCCCTGATTTCATCATCTCTTTGCCCCTCCAACTCAATGTTCCAACTCCAAcgagaccagttgacctttgcACCCTGAGAAATGCCCTGCATCCAGGGGCGACGAAGCCTCCCATCTCAACTCTGCCGACAAGTGGCTGCTTTGCCCCAATTCCATGCTTCAACGTTGGGTTCCTTGTGCCATTTTCAGCCGTGTTGAGCGCCGAGTTGGGGCGTCGATACCTACTTAAGCATATCAAGTCAAGATCCATGGTTGATACCTCTACCTCCTGAATTCCGGGGATCGCCTAGTCTTGCTCATCAATTCAACACTGCGTGGAGTCTTGAGATCACTGCCCCTACCTCCGCAtgcttcatcgtcattggACTGGACAGAACTCGAGTGCTGGGGCTGTAGGTCACTGCCACAGCATTACGAACCTTGCAGAAAAGTCGCGACTCGGAATTGATATATTTGAGTGCATCCATGGCGCTTTGCTTACGTCCTAGCTTTGCCTCTTCGTAAATTGTTTACATACTTTTTGTGTTTCCATCTGCTCGGGAACCGTTGCTCTGCCTACACTCGGTCCTGAACAATCCATCATACACACATCCACCGAATTGATGCAAACAGTGGCTTGACCGTATTTCTCATCCAGGAACGCCAAGGTCGGACGCCCGTCATCCCAACACTGCAGTAGTGGACCTTGGCCTCAAACACAGAGTCTGATAAAGCAGGCTTGAACTGGTCTGGCATACTAGCTGGGCTAGACCCAAccctgaagaagccaaagtcgtctggtctgaaCTGGTTAACGTGGTGTGTGCACACAAAGtaccttgaccagaccagacttggcctaAAGTCAGCGGCCGCCATAAGTACTGGACCCCAAGCCAAGGCACTTTCAGTCGTGACCTGTCTGCGGGGTTGTGGgagccagaccagaccagaccagcttgagacttTACCAGTCAAGTGTCCCTCCTGGTCAACTCCAGTCTCGTCTTCTCTCCCGTCCCAGACCGCACGCCAAACCACGCATCCACCTCCGTCCACTTCAGCATCCAACCCTTCTTTCTTCTATCCTAATTCGTATTCCACTCACGCCCACGGCCACACTTCCGTCTCccgccatcaacaacgcGTCTCGTCTGCAGGTCTCTGGCCTTGTCCCTCCAGCCGGTGGCTGAAGGTTAACCTTGTCGACATCTGCCTTCTGACCCCGTTTTAAAAGGATCCCTTTCCCACCGGCCTTTTTTGGACCTGTCTCACTTCCTCGATATCCACGAGACTGATCTTGTCCACCCCATCGTGCGCCGATTTCTACTTAACAGATAACTGCCATGTCTTGGAAGCTCACGAAGAGTTAGTTTCTCCTGTCTGTATTGTCCGTTAGGAGAATTGGACAACTGGGGTTCGCCTCGGCCCCCCAACAGGCCAACCCCAATGATACCTAACTTCGATCCCGTGTTGCCTAGATGCTAACCATGACTTTCCACTCCAGAGCTCAAGGAGACCCATTTGGGGCCTCTGAGCGCCTTCGCTCGATCGCCGTCCACCTCGACTATCACAGAGAAAGATGAAAAGACACCCTCGGCGTCTGGCGCCGTTACCCCTACAACGGAGAGCGCCATTGGTAAGCAATAACCAAACACTTCCATAAGTTGAGCCCGCCTCATATACTAATACATACCGAAAACCCAGCTGCCTCAGAAGCCATGGCTCAGGCGCCTGTTGTTACGCCACCAAAGCCTGGCATTCTAGTCGTTACTCTTCACGAGGGCCAAGGATTTTCATTACCGGAATCACATCGAAACGTCTTCGCATCACAGCATCAAGGCTCCCTCTCTACGAGCAATGCAGCATCTAGCGTTGCTGGCTCTGTCCGaccctcatcttctcaacGAGTGGCCGGCTCATTCATAAACGGATCTGCTCGACCACACTCGTCCGCAGGCGGCTTTGGGGCCATCCCCACTAACCACGGCCGCATCTCGGGCAAGTACATGCCTTACGCTCTTCTTGATTTCGACAAGGTGCAAGTGTTTGTGAATTCGGTCGATGGCAATCCAGAGAACCCACTTTGGGCAGGCGGAAACACCCAATACAAGTTTGACGTTTCCCGCGTGACGGAGCTTGTAATCCACCTGTACTTGAGAAACCCGAATGCTGGTCCTGGTGCTGGTCGCAGTCAAGACATCTTCTTAGGTGTTGCAAGGATCAATCCCAGGTTCGAAGAGAGACACCCCTACGTTGAGGACCCCAAGGCCAGCAAGAAGGACAGAGAAAAGGCGGCGGCTGAACATGCACAACGACAAAAGGGTGAAGGTCAAAGTGGCGTCGATTGGGTTGACGTCCAGTTTGGTACTGGCAAGATCAAGGTTGGCGTCGAATACGTTGAAACACGCGCCGGTAAGCTCAAgattgaagactttgagctgctcaaggtTGTTGGAAAGGGTAGCTTCGGCAAGGTTATGCAGGTTCGGAAAAAGGATACCAACCGTATCTATGCTCTCAAGACCATCCGAAAGGCTCACATCATCTCTCGATCCGAAGTCGCTCACACCCTTGCAGAGCGATCTGTGCTGGCGCAGATTAACAACCCCTTCATTGTACCCCTCAAGTTCAGTTTCCAGTCCCCAGAGAAGTTATACTTTGTGCTTGCCTTTGTCAACGGCGGAGAGCTATTCTACCATTTGCAAAAGGAACACCGGTTTGATGTAAACAGAGCCAGGTTTTACACCGCGGAATTGCTTTGCGCCCTGGAATGTTTACATGGCTTCAGTGTCATCTATCGCGATCTTAAACCCGAAAACATTTTGCTCGACTACCAGGGCCATATTGCGCTCTGCGACTTTGGTCTTTGCAAGCTGGACATGAAGGACGAAGATCGTACCAATACCTTCTGCGGTACTCCCGAATACCTTGCCCCTGAACTACTCATGGGCAAGGGGTACAACAAGACCGTCGATTGGTGGACTCTTGGCGTCCTCCTGTATGAGATGTTGACAGGTCT
It contains:
- a CDS encoding serine/threonine-protein kinase gad8 (similar to Aspergillus terreus NIH2624 XP_001208876.1), with translation MSWKLTKKLKETHLGPLSAFARSPSTSTITEKDEKTPSASGAVTPTTESAIAASEAMAQAPVVTPPKPGILVVTLHEGQGFSLPESHRNVFASQHQGSLSTSNAASSVAGSVRPSSSQRVAGSFINGSARPHSSAGGFGAIPTNHGRISGKYMPYALLDFDKVQVFVNSVDGNPENPLWAGGNTQYKFDVSRVTELVIHLYLRNPNAGPGAGRSQDIFLGVARINPRFEERHPYVEDPKASKKDREKAAAEHAQRQKGEGQSGVDWVDVQFGTGKIKVGVEYVETRAGKLKIEDFELLKVVGKGSFGKVMQVRKKDTNRIYALKTIRKAHIISRSEVAHTLAERSVLAQINNPFIVPLKFSFQSPEKLYFVLAFVNGGELFYHLQKEHRFDVNRARFYTAELLCALECLHGFSVIYRDLKPENILLDYQGHIALCDFGLCKLDMKDEDRTNTFCGTPEYLAPELLMGKGYNKTVDWWTLGVLLYEMLTGLPPFYDENTNEMYRKILSEPLHFSDVVPPAAKDLLTKLLNRDPEDADALDTVNFDPDFTREAPQDSYVEGPMLSQTMQNQFQGFSYNRPIAGLGDAGGSVSDPSFVGSIQDQR